The Candidatus Eisenbacteria bacterium genome has a segment encoding these proteins:
- a CDS encoding tetratricopeptide repeat protein, with translation MRLRLLAFLSILIAAPASGETGLLKTVRDAREALVARAERDSAGTWERARSLIDAGRREEAATWIAAHAPATRKDEMERALLLARLALGRHDFGEARARIEEAEGIDPSWGEAFLLRLEILEATEDWEAVDSATTARLKRLPGGAAARIGRGDLRLALHELNRAEEEYEEALAVARRPEEGVAALAGLMRVAYGRNDFDEALDLAKRTLEAGSPSPACLEEAVRVLVRLGETGEAIALAEETLLWNPWSEKAHYFLGNGYARLNYTDLEASRPEAFPDPAARASLDSIRAQLASGEKDRARGRLIAFRANHPELAEPEILLGSLFWEEGEPDSAIARFAAALERCPEHGRAHNGFAKAMEWKRLRANPGRDAYEREFAETPEPEIPGIDSFVVNYESLSPRHRKRVALSVAPWARFVPVLAEAGATFYVKPLYEKLSEAPRQAVLRDRRIEYDSRLWDDVRGCGGFHTVTGLEDVERNVFGKYNTVLHELTHQVHHVLTPEEKRRIEEAYRRAKEREAAGERVFVSRYQGSSVWEYFAEGMNSLASPRRDRYDTREILRERLEEMDPELTALIAGIAADTAIARYRVPALTAAAYDRLESGLAGEALPLLEKALARSPKDETALSALAYTRSVTGDPEGAEKAAMDATRAHGGSAGPWLEQARAVFLKTGSWSERIAVLLRAREKVDRDQKARIESALGRAYLGRGDLRKAQESFRWVLEYRRDDPEALWGAGEAHGLAGDEEEADRFFGRALLGRNGIAELRADYARFLIREGRFDEAETQIEEARLLEPTNSDAAAAAGLLAIYLGDWEEARRLLEEAAGRKPQDDLIRILLGHTLVAEGEAVRAESLLAPILSGVERSVPPLYVFIEERGEYEETHTYPAEERWLLYRTAAEMAEARGDGVAAAEYRRETEQVFR, from the coding sequence ATGCGGCTTCGTTTGCTGGCTTTTCTGTCGATCCTTATCGCCGCGCCCGCGTCGGGAGAGACGGGGCTCCTGAAAACCGTGCGGGATGCGCGGGAGGCGTTGGTCGCCCGAGCGGAAAGGGACTCCGCCGGGACGTGGGAGCGCGCCCGGTCGCTCATCGACGCGGGCCGAAGAGAAGAGGCCGCGACGTGGATCGCAGCCCACGCGCCGGCGACCCGGAAAGACGAGATGGAGAGAGCGCTTCTCCTCGCCCGGCTCGCCCTGGGGCGGCACGATTTCGGAGAGGCCCGCGCGCGGATCGAGGAAGCGGAAGGGATCGATCCGTCTTGGGGAGAGGCTTTCCTCCTCCGCCTGGAGATCCTGGAGGCGACCGAGGACTGGGAGGCGGTCGATTCTGCGACCACGGCCCGCCTGAAGAGGCTCCCCGGCGGCGCGGCGGCGCGGATCGGCCGGGGCGACCTCCGTCTCGCCCTTCATGAACTGAATCGAGCGGAGGAGGAGTACGAGGAGGCGCTCGCCGTAGCCCGCCGGCCGGAAGAAGGGGTCGCCGCTCTCGCCGGACTGATGCGGGTCGCCTACGGAAGAAACGACTTCGACGAAGCGCTCGATCTGGCGAAACGGACGCTGGAGGCGGGCTCCCCGTCCCCCGCGTGCTTGGAGGAGGCGGTTCGCGTGCTCGTCCGTCTCGGCGAGACGGGCGAGGCGATCGCCCTCGCCGAGGAGACCCTTCTCTGGAATCCATGGAGCGAGAAGGCGCACTACTTCTTGGGCAACGGTTACGCGCGCCTGAACTACACCGACCTCGAAGCGTCGCGCCCGGAGGCGTTCCCCGACCCGGCGGCGCGCGCCTCCCTCGACTCGATCCGCGCGCAACTCGCCTCCGGCGAGAAGGACCGGGCGCGCGGGCGGCTGATCGCTTTCCGCGCGAACCACCCCGAGCTCGCCGAGCCGGAGATCCTCCTCGGCTCGCTCTTCTGGGAAGAGGGAGAGCCGGATTCGGCGATCGCCCGGTTCGCGGCGGCGCTGGAACGCTGCCCGGAGCACGGCCGCGCCCACAACGGCTTCGCCAAGGCGATGGAGTGGAAACGCCTCCGGGCGAATCCCGGGCGGGACGCCTACGAGAGAGAGTTCGCCGAGACGCCGGAGCCGGAGATTCCCGGCATCGATTCTTTTGTCGTGAATTATGAGTCCCTGTCGCCGCGGCACCGGAAGAGGGTCGCCCTGAGCGTCGCGCCCTGGGCGCGTTTCGTTCCCGTGCTCGCCGAGGCGGGGGCTACTTTTTACGTCAAGCCTCTCTATGAAAAGCTCTCCGAGGCGCCCCGGCAGGCGGTTCTCCGGGATCGCCGCATCGAGTACGACTCGCGCCTGTGGGACGACGTGCGGGGTTGCGGCGGGTTTCACACCGTCACCGGGTTGGAGGACGTGGAAAGGAACGTCTTCGGAAAGTACAACACGGTGCTGCACGAGCTGACCCACCAGGTGCACCACGTGCTGACGCCGGAGGAGAAACGGCGAATCGAGGAGGCCTACCGTCGGGCGAAGGAGCGCGAGGCGGCCGGGGAACGGGTCTTCGTGTCCCGCTATCAGGGATCGAGCGTGTGGGAGTATTTCGCCGAGGGGATGAACTCTCTCGCCAGCCCGCGGCGGGACCGTTACGACACGCGGGAGATTTTGCGGGAGCGTTTGGAGGAGATGGACCCGGAGCTGACGGCGCTCATCGCGGGGATCGCGGCGGATACGGCGATCGCGCGTTACCGCGTCCCGGCGCTGACCGCCGCCGCCTACGACCGGCTGGAGTCGGGGCTCGCGGGTGAGGCGCTCCCCCTCCTCGAGAAGGCGCTCGCCCGCTCACCGAAGGACGAGACGGCGCTCTCGGCCCTCGCCTACACCCGCTCCGTGACCGGCGATCCGGAGGGGGCGGAAAAGGCGGCGATGGACGCGACACGCGCCCACGGCGGTTCGGCGGGTCCCTGGCTCGAGCAGGCGCGGGCCGTCTTTCTCAAGACCGGTTCCTGGTCGGAGAGGATCGCCGTGCTCCTCCGCGCCCGCGAAAAAGTGGATCGGGACCAAAAGGCGAGGATCGAATCGGCGCTCGGCCGGGCGTATCTCGGCCGGGGCGATCTCCGAAAAGCGCAGGAGTCGTTCCGGTGGGTGCTCGAATACCGGCGTGACGACCCGGAGGCTCTCTGGGGGGCGGGCGAGGCGCACGGTCTCGCCGGCGACGAGGAAGAGGCGGATCGTTTCTTCGGGCGCGCATTGCTCGGCCGCAACGGGATCGCGGAGCTGCGCGCCGATTACGCGCGCTTTCTCATTCGCGAGGGGCGCTTCGACGAGGCGGAGACGCAAATCGAAGAGGCGCGTCTTTTGGAGCCGACGAACTCCGACGCGGCGGCGGCGGCCGGGCTTCTGGCGATCTACCTCGGCGATTGGGAGGAGGCGCGCCGCCTTTTGGAGGAGGCGGCCGGCCGGAAACCGCAGGACGACCTGATCCGGATTCTTCTCGGCCACACGCTGGTCGCCGAGGGGGAGGCCGTTCGTGCCGAGAGCCTGCTCGCGCCGATCCTCTCGGGAGTGGAGCGCTCCGTGCCGCCCCTTTACGTGTTCATCGAGGAACGCGGGGAATACGAAGAGACGCACACCTATCCGGCCGAGGAAAGGTGGCTTCTGTATCGCACCGCCGCCGAAATGGCCGAGGCGAGAGGGGACGGCGTCGCGGCCGCGGAATACAGGCGCGAGACGGAGCAGGTTTTCCGCTGA
- a CDS encoding DUF4198 domain-containing protein, with amino-acid sequence MRLRATLALLLIASTASAHSLWIDREGDFLVLRSGHFHSGEEADLQEYGPGFVREALCLDGDGAADTLELTGETPFRSPGSCAAVTVFASSGYWTKTPYGTKNLPKDEVEMPIRSGLYFSYVKRIERWSPAMGRPLTRWLEIVPLDDPTALRSGDSLGARVVLDGKPLAGLEVRSGGERIGATDAEGRITIPLAFPGICLIETEHVEPVESEKTDKVVRAATLVVVVGETP; translated from the coding sequence ATGCGATTGCGCGCGACGCTCGCCCTGCTGCTCATCGCCTCCACCGCATCGGCCCATAGCCTATGGATCGACCGGGAGGGGGATTTCCTCGTTCTCCGGAGCGGACACTTCCACTCCGGCGAAGAAGCGGATCTGCAAGAGTACGGCCCCGGTTTCGTGCGCGAGGCGCTCTGCTTGGACGGCGACGGAGCGGCGGACACGCTGGAACTCACCGGCGAGACCCCCTTCCGGTCGCCCGGCTCCTGCGCGGCCGTGACGGTGTTCGCCTCCTCCGGATACTGGACCAAGACCCCTTACGGCACCAAGAACCTCCCCAAGGACGAGGTCGAGATGCCGATCCGGAGCGGGCTCTATTTTTCCTACGTGAAACGGATCGAGCGTTGGAGCCCGGCGATGGGCCGCCCCCTCACGAGATGGTTGGAGATCGTCCCCCTCGACGATCCGACCGCTCTCCGATCGGGAGACTCGCTCGGCGCACGGGTCGTCCTTGACGGGAAGCCGCTGGCGGGCCTGGAGGTTCGCTCCGGAGGAGAGAGGATCGGCGCGACCGACGCCGAGGGCCGGATCACGATCCCTCTGGCCTTTCCCGGCATATGCCTCATCGAAACGGAGCACGTCGAGCCGGTGGAGTCGGAGAAGACGGACAAGGTCGTGCGCGCCGCGACGCTCGTCGTCGTCGTCGGAGAGACGCCGTGA
- a CDS encoding energy-coupling factor ABC transporter permease codes for MHIPDGFIAPQMYLPAYAAAAGLWTVGLRRLKSRLREETLPILAAMTGFAFVLMTIAVPVPGGTSAHASGVALLAILFGVWTCFLSVSLVLLLQALLFGAGGITSLPLNALALGLAGGGAASLLFRALSRRSEKAALIAAGWISVTVPALLLAIVLGAQPRIAHAADGSPLFFPFGFAITIPALLIPHALVGIGEGVLTLLVYRLVGRLRRGRER; via the coding sequence ATGCACATCCCGGACGGTTTCATCGCGCCGCAGATGTATCTGCCGGCCTACGCCGCCGCCGCCGGCCTTTGGACGGTCGGCCTCCGCCGCCTGAAGAGCCGCCTGCGCGAAGAGACCCTGCCGATTCTCGCCGCCATGACCGGTTTCGCCTTCGTTCTGATGACCATCGCCGTTCCCGTTCCGGGGGGCACCTCGGCCCACGCGTCCGGCGTCGCCCTCCTGGCGATCCTCTTCGGCGTCTGGACCTGCTTCCTCTCCGTCTCGCTGGTCCTCCTGCTGCAGGCGCTTCTCTTCGGCGCCGGCGGGATCACTTCGCTCCCGCTGAACGCGCTCGCCCTCGGCCTCGCCGGCGGCGGCGCGGCCTCCCTCCTCTTCCGCGCCCTCTCCCGGAGAAGCGAGAAGGCGGCCCTCATCGCCGCCGGATGGATCTCGGTGACCGTCCCCGCCCTGCTGCTCGCCATCGTTCTCGGCGCCCAGCCGCGGATCGCCCACGCCGCCGACGGCTCACCCCTCTTCTTCCCCTTCGGTTTCGCGATCACCATCCCCGCCCTCCTCATCCCCCACGCCCTCGTGGGAATCGGCGAAGGGGTGCTCACGCTTCTGGTCTATCGTCTCGTCGGGAGGCTTCGCCGCGGGAGAGAGAGATGA
- a CDS encoding ABC transporter permease — protein sequence MTRDGSLLLLYGCAVIAATVVHDLRALAAMLALAAILAGRDAPRVARRALLAILLFNSVVTISYASLSLYRGDFSGHYVALLNLRVFLVTFLTFLMIRRVNPFRALGFSRTLQVLLTLATSQIIGFRRTYEDFRLALRSRMPGRPAFRHLGRHGAAAAAHFLDKAIHNADEVGLALRSRGFFDD from the coding sequence ATGACGCGTGACGGGAGCCTTCTTCTTCTCTACGGGTGCGCCGTGATCGCCGCCACGGTCGTCCACGATCTCCGGGCGCTCGCGGCGATGCTCGCCCTCGCGGCGATTCTCGCCGGCCGGGACGCGCCCCGTGTCGCCCGCCGCGCTCTCCTCGCGATCCTCCTTTTCAACTCCGTCGTCACGATTTCCTACGCCTCGCTCTCCCTCTACCGGGGGGATTTCTCCGGACACTACGTGGCGCTCCTCAACCTGCGCGTCTTCCTCGTCACGTTCCTCACCTTTTTGATGATCCGACGCGTCAATCCTTTCCGCGCGCTCGGTTTTTCGCGCACGCTGCAGGTACTGCTCACCCTCGCCACCAGCCAGATCATCGGTTTTCGACGCACCTACGAGGATTTCCGCCTCGCGCTCCGGAGCCGCATGCCGGGGCGGCCCGCCTTCCGCCATCTCGGCCGACACGGCGCCGCCGCCGCCGCTCATTTCCTCGACAAAGCGATCCACAACGCCGACGAGGTCGGCCTGGCGCTCCGGTCCAGGGGGTTTTTCGATGATTGA
- a CDS encoding ABC transporter ATP-binding protein has product MIEARDLRYRYDEGGDVLEGVGFRIGAGEKVVLLGANSSGKSTLLKILDGLIFPAGGSYSYKGKPVTRSALRRREAARAFRKEVALLFQNPDAMLFHPTVYDEIAFGPRQFGLEDVDGRVRRWAEILGVAGRLDRPPFHLSGGEKQKVCLAAILAVDPEVLLLDEPTSHMDPRSTGWLVDFLGDWSGTTVTTTHNLSLAAELGDRTLVLGEDHGLIYDGKVGSLLEDKEKLLAANLMHAHDHRHGGISHRHYHTHDWD; this is encoded by the coding sequence ATGATTGAAGCGCGCGATTTGCGCTATCGCTACGACGAAGGCGGGGATGTTCTGGAAGGCGTCGGCTTCCGTATCGGCGCGGGGGAAAAGGTGGTTCTACTGGGCGCCAACTCCTCCGGAAAGAGCACGCTGTTGAAGATCCTGGACGGGCTGATCTTCCCCGCCGGCGGATCCTATTCGTATAAAGGGAAACCGGTGACGCGGAGCGCGCTCCGGCGGCGGGAGGCGGCGCGGGCTTTCCGGAAAGAGGTGGCGCTCCTTTTCCAGAACCCGGACGCCATGCTCTTTCACCCGACCGTGTACGACGAGATCGCCTTCGGGCCGCGGCAGTTCGGCTTGGAGGACGTGGACGGACGGGTCCGCCGGTGGGCGGAGATCCTGGGCGTCGCCGGCCGGCTCGACCGACCCCCCTTCCATCTCTCCGGCGGGGAAAAACAGAAGGTCTGCCTCGCCGCCATCCTCGCCGTCGATCCGGAGGTTCTCCTGCTCGACGAGCCCACCTCCCACATGGATCCGCGCAGCACCGGGTGGCTCGTCGACTTTCTCGGCGACTGGAGCGGGACCACCGTGACGACCACCCACAACCTGAGCCTCGCCGCCGAACTGGGCGACCGCACGCTCGTGCTCGGCGAAGACCACGGCCTGATCTACGACGGAAAGGTCGGCTCTCTTCTCGAGGACAAGGAAAAGCTGCTCGCGGCGAACCTCATGCACGCGCACGACCACCGGCATGGGGGAATCTCGCACCGTCATTACCACACGCATGATTGGGACTAG
- a CDS encoding RNA-binding protein, with protein sequence MAKTIYVGNLPFGATEEEVRDLFSQHGSVLSVKLITDRETGRPRGFGFVDMDDADADKAIAALDGTDMGGRNLRVSAARPRGDRGFGGGGY encoded by the coding sequence ATGGCCAAGACGATCTATGTCGGAAATCTTCCCTTCGGCGCCACGGAAGAAGAGGTCCGGGACCTGTTCTCACAGCACGGATCGGTCCTGTCGGTCAAACTGATTACCGATCGTGAGACCGGTCGTCCCCGAGGCTTCGGGTTCGTGGATATGGACGACGCGGACGCGGACAAGGCGATCGCGGCCTTGGACGGCACCGATATGGGCGGCCGGAATCTCCGAGTGAGCGCCGCCCGGCCGCGCGGCGACCGCGGGTTCGGCGGCGGCGGCTACTGA
- a CDS encoding SPFH/Band 7/PHB domain protein, translating to MPFAFVALILLVLFFSGIRIIRPTTRGLVERLGKYRRFAQPGFHWIIPIIDRMTKINITEQMVDAQPQEIITYDNLNASVDAQVYFKVKPDEESVKSSQYNVNNYEWQIVNLARTTLRNIIGTLTLKSANSERDRINGELLTTLAKETRSWGMEIVRTELKEIDPPSDVQETMNKVVKAENEKIAALDFANANEREADGFKRAEIKKAEGIKQAKILAAEGEAEAIRLVNEAANTYFVGNAQLLRRLETLERSLAQNAKIVIPSDTDLVNVIGDMSGVLPLVRRGDREEQPERKREG from the coding sequence ATGCCGTTCGCATTCGTCGCTTTGATTCTGTTGGTGCTCTTCTTCTCGGGGATCCGGATCATTCGGCCCACCACCCGGGGCCTCGTCGAGCGTCTCGGGAAGTACAGGCGCTTCGCCCAGCCCGGATTCCACTGGATCATTCCCATCATCGACCGAATGACCAAGATCAACATCACCGAGCAGATGGTGGACGCGCAGCCGCAGGAGATCATCACCTACGACAACCTGAACGCCAGCGTGGACGCGCAGGTCTATTTCAAGGTCAAGCCGGACGAGGAGAGCGTCAAGAGTTCCCAGTACAACGTGAACAACTACGAATGGCAGATCGTGAATCTCGCCCGGACCACGCTTCGAAACATCATCGGCACACTCACGCTCAAGTCGGCGAACAGCGAGCGGGACAGGATCAATGGCGAACTGCTGACGACTCTCGCCAAGGAGACGCGGAGCTGGGGGATGGAGATCGTCCGGACCGAACTGAAGGAGATCGACCCGCCGTCGGACGTGCAGGAAACCATGAACAAGGTCGTCAAGGCGGAGAACGAGAAGATCGCCGCCCTCGATTTCGCCAACGCCAATGAGCGTGAAGCGGATGGTTTCAAGCGCGCCGAGATCAAGAAGGCGGAGGGGATCAAGCAGGCGAAGATCCTCGCCGCGGAGGGCGAGGCGGAAGCGATTCGTCTGGTGAACGAAGCGGCGAACACCTACTTCGTGGGGAACGCCCAACTTCTTCGGAGATTGGAAACCCTGGAGCGTTCTCTGGCGCAAAACGCCAAGATCGTGATCCCCTCCGACACGGATCTGGTCAACGTGATCGGCGACATGTCCGGTGTGCTGCCGCTCGTCCGGCGCGGCGACCGAGAGGAGCAGCCGGAGCGGAAACGCGAGGGATAG
- a CDS encoding DUF4397 domain-containing protein → MKSRMETITQRGFGRVTALALAALILPGLLILGCGDDDDDNPMGTVDKSSLRAIHLSPDAPAVDIFLNQGSSAAVSALAFRDGTVYLEVDAGTYRIDIAPNGQTANDAVLTVDNLPLSKASFYTAVAYGPLASIQALALEDNFTGLADGNIRVRAIHTASGVGQVDIWNVTSGATPSALYTDVDYGVAGAYLDLPAGAYSLGFDVDDDATPDLVFNLPALTAGTVANVFAVAEGSDVYLVAQFADGTTAKIDATPAAVDSVDLRAIHLSPDAGTVDIFVNQVSPATITGLAFQSGTGYLTVPAGAYRFDIAPAGGAIGSAVATFSGIDLESDGVYTVAAYNDAAMLGALALSDSLTPTPTGIRIRPIHTAVGVGEVDIWNVTMGTTPTELYSNVDFGDVGAYADLPAQAYSLGFDTDNDGIPELTFDIPALPAGTVANVYAVAESGGTVFLLAQLQDGSVTRIDILL, encoded by the coding sequence ATGAAAAGTCGGATGGAAACGATCACGCAGCGCGGCTTCGGCCGCGTCACGGCGCTGGCCCTGGCGGCGCTCATCCTTCCCGGACTTCTCATCCTCGGATGCGGGGACGACGACGACGACAACCCGATGGGGACCGTCGACAAGAGCAGCCTCCGGGCGATTCACCTCTCGCCGGACGCCCCCGCCGTCGACATCTTCCTGAATCAGGGATCGAGCGCGGCGGTCAGCGCGCTCGCCTTCCGCGACGGAACGGTCTACCTCGAGGTGGACGCGGGAACCTACCGGATCGACATCGCGCCGAACGGCCAGACGGCGAACGACGCAGTGCTGACGGTGGACAATCTCCCGCTGAGCAAAGCCTCTTTCTACACCGCCGTCGCCTACGGACCGCTCGCGAGCATCCAGGCGCTGGCGCTGGAGGATAACTTCACCGGTCTGGCGGACGGCAACATCCGGGTGCGGGCGATTCACACCGCCTCGGGCGTGGGCCAGGTGGATATCTGGAACGTCACATCCGGAGCCACCCCGTCAGCTCTCTACACGGACGTGGATTACGGCGTCGCCGGCGCCTATCTCGACCTCCCCGCCGGCGCCTACTCCCTCGGCTTCGACGTCGACGACGACGCGACGCCCGACCTGGTCTTCAATCTGCCGGCACTCACCGCGGGGACCGTGGCGAACGTTTTCGCCGTCGCCGAGGGGAGCGACGTCTACCTGGTCGCCCAGTTCGCGGACGGCACAACGGCGAAGATCGACGCGACGCCCGCCGCGGTGGACTCGGTCGACCTTCGCGCGATCCATCTCTCGCCCGACGCGGGCACGGTGGACATCTTCGTGAACCAGGTCTCGCCGGCGACCATCACCGGACTCGCCTTCCAGAGCGGCACCGGCTATCTGACGGTACCCGCCGGCGCCTACCGTTTCGACATCGCCCCGGCGGGCGGCGCGATCGGGAGCGCGGTGGCCACCTTCTCCGGCATCGACCTGGAGTCGGACGGCGTCTACACCGTCGCCGCCTACAACGACGCGGCGATGCTCGGCGCCCTGGCGCTCTCGGACAGCCTGACGCCGACGCCCACGGGCATCCGGATCCGCCCGATCCATACCGCCGTCGGCGTGGGTGAAGTGGACATCTGGAACGTGACCATGGGAACCACGCCCACCGAGCTCTACTCGAACGTCGACTTCGGCGACGTGGGCGCCTATGCGGACCTTCCCGCACAGGCGTACAGTCTCGGCTTCGACACCGACAACGACGGCATTCCGGAACTGACCTTCGACATCCCCGCCCTCCCGGCGGGCACCGTGGCGAACGTCTACGCCGTCGCCGAGTCGGGCGGAACGGTCTTCCTGCTCGCGCAGCTCCAGGACGGATCGGTCACGCGGATCGACATTCTTCTCTGA
- a CDS encoding GrpB family protein: protein MLRTIRVVPYDPSWQAAFAAERELLAPLFADLDPVIHHIGSTAVPGLAAKPIIDVLIEVREIAAVDRLDSAMRAAGYTPMGEYGIPGRRFFLHGPGPDEERTAHVHVFAKGSPDAERHLAFRDYLIARPDEAKAYGALKRELARRHPHDIEAYMAGKEALIRELQRRALLRKRGARE, encoded by the coding sequence ATGCTTCGTACGATCCGCGTCGTTCCCTACGATCCTTCCTGGCAGGCCGCCTTCGCCGCCGAGAGGGAACTCCTCGCACCGCTCTTCGCCGATCTCGATCCGGTCATCCACCATATCGGGAGCACCGCCGTTCCCGGACTCGCCGCCAAGCCGATCATCGACGTGTTGATCGAGGTGCGGGAGATCGCCGCCGTGGACCGTCTCGATTCCGCCATGCGCGCCGCCGGATACACGCCCATGGGGGAGTACGGCATCCCGGGGCGCCGCTTCTTTCTGCATGGCCCGGGACCGGACGAAGAGAGGACCGCCCACGTGCATGTCTTCGCCAAGGGCTCGCCCGACGCGGAGCGCCATCTCGCTTTCCGGGACTATCTGATCGCGCGCCCCGATGAAGCGAAAGCGTACGGCGCGCTCAAACGCGAACTGGCGCGGCGGCACCCCCACGACATCGAGGCGTATATGGCCGGCAAGGAAGCCCTCATCCGGGAGCTGCAGAGACGCGCCCTTCTCCGGAAGCGGGGGGCGCGGGAGTAG
- a CDS encoding zf-TFIIB domain-containing protein — protein sequence MSVGEIRVDVCRGGCGGIWFDRFELDKVDEPDEAPGELLYDIDYDPELQVNPTKRRSCPHCEDAVMMRHFFSVKRAVAVDECPACGGFWLDRGELQTIRSLFGSEEERARAGEEYFDRIFGGQLEQMRRESEEKHAKALAFAKLFRFICPSTYIPGKQSWGAF from the coding sequence ATGAGCGTGGGCGAGATCCGGGTCGATGTCTGCCGGGGCGGTTGCGGCGGGATCTGGTTCGACCGCTTCGAACTGGACAAGGTCGACGAGCCGGACGAGGCGCCCGGCGAGCTGCTCTACGACATCGACTACGACCCGGAGCTTCAGGTGAACCCCACGAAGCGCAGAAGTTGCCCCCACTGCGAAGACGCGGTGATGATGCGTCACTTCTTCAGCGTGAAACGCGCCGTGGCGGTCGATGAATGCCCCGCCTGCGGCGGCTTCTGGCTCGATCGGGGAGAGCTGCAGACGATTCGTTCGCTCTTCGGTTCCGAGGAGGAGAGGGCGCGCGCCGGCGAGGAGTACTTCGACCGTATCTTCGGCGGGCAGCTCGAACAGATGCGCCGCGAGAGCGAGGAGAAACACGCGAAGGCGCTCGCCTTCGCCAAGCTCTTCCGCTTCATCTGCCCAAGCACCTACATTCCGGGCAAGCAGTCCTGGGGCGCTTTTTAG
- a CDS encoding protein-L-isoaspartate(D-aspartate) O-methyltransferase encodes MKEEDRYAHRREAMVRTQIEARGVRDPRVLAAMRAVPRHLFVPEDLHSRAYEDHPLPIGYDQTISQPYIVALMTELLDLEPGEKALEIGTGSGYQAAVLAELTDTVFTIEIVPELAERARADLAAAGVRGVNVRAGDGYRGWPEEAPFDGIIVTAAPEEVPAPLIEQLAEGGRLVIPVGDTYQDLILLRKEKGEIIRRVVIPVRFVPMTGEAEKR; translated from the coding sequence ATGAAGGAGGAGGACCGCTACGCGCACCGCCGGGAGGCGATGGTGCGGACCCAGATCGAGGCGCGGGGCGTCCGTGATCCGCGTGTGCTCGCCGCGATGCGCGCCGTGCCGCGCCATCTCTTCGTCCCCGAAGATCTCCACTCACGCGCCTACGAAGACCACCCGTTGCCGATCGGCTACGACCAGACCATCTCCCAGCCGTACATCGTCGCGCTCATGACGGAGCTTCTCGACCTCGAGCCCGGCGAGAAGGCGCTCGAGATCGGCACCGGCTCCGGATACCAGGCGGCGGTGCTCGCCGAGTTGACCGACACGGTCTTCACCATCGAGATCGTGCCGGAGCTGGCGGAGCGGGCGCGGGCGGACCTCGCCGCGGCGGGCGTGCGCGGCGTGAATGTGCGCGCCGGCGACGGCTACCGCGGCTGGCCGGAGGAGGCGCCCTTCGACGGGATCATCGTCACCGCCGCGCCGGAGGAGGTCCCGGCGCCGCTCATCGAGCAACTCGCCGAGGGGGGACGTCTCGTCATTCCCGTCGGCGATACCTACCAGGACCTCATCCTCCTCCGGAAGGAAAAGGGGGAGATCATCCGCCGCGTGGTGATCCCGGTCCGTTTCGTCCCCATGACCGGCGAGGCGGAGAAGCGGTAA